TTTTAGCAAGATCCGAAGAACTCAGAGAAGGGATCTCATGCTCAAGTTGGAAAGATCCTtagtggggaaaactgatggattCGATAAGCAAGATAAAAACTCGCTTATAGAAGACGCAGCAATGCGTACCCAGGATCTTGCTGAAGTGGCAGCTCTTGGGAAGAACTTAGAGAGGAATCCGTTCTGAGTTTAAAAAAAGCCTATATGGTTGGCAATTACTCTTAAATGGAGCAAAGTGTATCAAAAGTTGACGGCTTGCTGAAATATGTTTCAACCCGCTCCATAActtcccgagaagcttgcactcctctTACGTTTGGCACCACGCGTTACTGGCGCAACCCGTTAATGGGTCGCCTTGGGATAGTCGTGTCGTGAttagcaatggagttgtcgctcTTTGTTAGTGTGTGACCTATCAACTGACAATTCCGCTTTGTCATCAGCAATAGTACTGGTATCTGGCCCGTGCGTTAAAGTTTGAAACTGTATCAGAACAAAGTACTCGGATGTCAAACACAGAGAAGTGTTGACAAAAGTTTGTTGCTTTCTAGTAACAGTGGAAATCACTTGCTATGTCCCaccccatataacaacacagagcagtctgaacttgatcttgatgttgagatgctggcattttcaaattttggacaaCGCAGCGAGGGTGTTAAGTTCGATATCGCCGGCAGCAGCAACGATGCGTCCGAGCTATACAAATTAATAAACGTCCCAAGCCCAAGCAGACTcgatcagcgtagtcaaggtgtttgaggaaagatgccgcCGATTAAAGGAAGAAATAAAATCACACACAGGACAGGATGGAGTCCCGGCGAAccccgctttggacttcaaattctttccatattttaagtcggtgcagcacgtgatattttgaactataatatgtcactctgataataactattagctcCTCAAATATACCCAATTGCATAGTGTATTCCAGATACAGTCTCTGTTGGCGTTGTTCTCTTGAAATCGAAATAGTAAGTCAATCAAAGGTTTGCACTACTTGCACTACCGCAAGGTGATCCACATGGTATCGATGTATCGATGAAATCAGCCCACTTTCTCTCGATTAAAGTTTCATTTGACAGGTTCCAGGAATTTTTGAacaattatttttgaaacagcAGGGATCATTCAAACATCCCTCCAAATATCGCGCTCAAGATTCACAACGGGTACCCCTTTtctgaatcttaacgatcatccccttgttCCTTTTGTGGGAAGGATTTTGGATTCCTAAGTGTTTTCTTATAACTGAATTTAGTGGCTTTGGAGAGACTGCTGCAACTACCAACCGCGAGAATTCGATTTGACCCAAAAGAACGGACCAAATTGGAGAATCGCGAAGATATACGAAAAGACCGTATTGCCGAGAAGTGCAACAGTGACCTTAAGGGGGAATCCTTACTTAAAGGCCTTTTTTCACGtacctttttaaaatttttttagtgTGAAAATTTAGTCGGAATGCGATGGAATTTTGACATTAGTCATATTCCGAAcaacttttgaaatttcttttttgaagtttaagctaaaaataaaagaattaggGGACAATATTCCACTGAGAGTCGCAACTGGAGTTCTCCAACTCGCCAATttgtaaataaaaccaaaaagcttttaattaaaaaccaaaatttttttCGTTCAGTAATTATGCAATTTTTTGGAATTGCTTTGGAATTTCTTCAGTGTATTCTAGGAGGGCTAGGCTAACAATCttaacaataaaaaaagttgGTTCTGAAAACCCCCTATGTGGTTTTCCGCTTAATTGCTTATTGAAAAATGGTTGGATCTCCAGTTCATTTGTCTAGGATGTTGTCGCGGAGACCACACCCCGAAGACATGTGATAGTCACAGATTCAATTGAAGAGGTGACAACATGTGCGTATGGCCCTCAATCCATGCAGTGCAGATTTACAACCAAAAAGCCCCGCAGTAGGTGGAATAATACATTGTCTAACTTTCGATCGTATTGCCACGGAGCCAGATCAGTGGCTTATAGGGCAGCAAGTAGAACCCATCAGGGGTAAAAGGAATACACCTACATAACCTGCAGAAAAAGGAATGACTGTAAAGCTATGATGGGACGAGTCAGAGACCATTCATCTCCACAAATCGGATGTACTCAGTCTTCCAATTCCAGGGGATGCCACGGTGATAGGTTATATCGTTTCAAAGTATCTTGGAGAGCCTTGGTTATACTCCTGAGAAGGAGTTAATGCTATCAAATTAAAACTAGGAACTACTTCATCATCTCCACGTCGGCCATCAGATGCTCGGGAACGGTGAGAACCTGACGGCTGACGAAACCTGATTTTATCTAGGAAGTACAGTCCCAGTATACTTGTGGGTTGTTTATAGCCAGGGCGTGAGCTCCATCTGGTTATATAGAATCCCAGGTCTCTACATGTCTCCTACAACGTGCATAAACTAAGCGTAGAATACAAAAAGACGACAAATTGCCCTCCACCGTCAGAACCATCTCAGATAAGGTAGTATTCTTCATTTCGGGAATTCCTCACCTCGCGTTGGTAGGCGAGATGACACACAGATACACCCTAAAGTCCACCTCTTCTTTATCGCAAACAAAGCACGCCGGCAGTAAGAAACCTATATACAGATGGTAAAGGCCAGTAGATGCACAGAGCTGCGAAGAAGGAGCCAGCATAAGAAGAAATCTTCTGAATGATATGGctctccaaactgcaatggagtcccagaggatgcACGGTGCATATCTCCCTCTGTTCATGGGCAAGAGGGAATAGTAGATAAAATGGTGGTAGCGGAAAACCTAGTTCAGAAATTACCAGCATGCGCGTTTAAAATGTGATTAATTCCATGGTCGGATCTTTTCAACGTAAAATGTAAAAAGTGGAGGAGAACCAATGGTTTAGGAGAATATTTCCTCCTTGGCCAAATTTGTATTGTTAAAAAATACATACATCATCAGTATGAGAAGAGAATACACTTAtaaaggggacagttggttctCAAAATACGGTATATGTGTTTTaaaacaaattatttatttaatatatgcctaaatattattaattatgaTTTTTATGATAAAATGTTTGCAAACATTGCAGCACAAAATTGCAAAGGCTCACAAATATGGCTATATTCCCGAGGTCAAAAGCCCCAGCGACTTCACTAATAACTTTCCAATATTTAGACTAGTCTGcactttttgataaaataaatatcGTAAACTTCTTTGTTGTCTACAAAGCACCACCTAATCCTtgaatttgaattcaattcagAATTGATGGCTTTAGCTCAATGCGAAAATAAAGGATTGCAGATAGTCTTACCTATTTTCACTATAAAACTTGGTGTCTTTTAAGAAACCTACAATATCTGTCCTTTTTTGTGCTCGCAATTTAATCACAATAAGCCCCTCAAAGCTCTGCTCCTTAAACAAGTAAATATTTGTGAATAGTTCCACTTACCAAAAACTGCCAACACTAACAATAAGACAGCTTTTAAGAAAAAGGCCTTATGTCATAGTTCCACAAAACTGGAAATTATGTCAAAAGATACAAGATAAGTTTTATTGCGGGAGcctaataaaaaaattcatcAAGGTTTTACTGATATTACCACATTCACAATGTCAGATGCTTAAAAGATTACTTCGCATGTGAACGCTCTCCATTGTCTTCACCATTGCAGctgaatttttccatttttgatgGTCCTACTTTCCCTTGAAGCCAAAACCGAGTGGCATTTTCCCAACGTTTTTTACCTGAATAGTACTGCATTGAATACCTCTcatgatagatagatagagcACCAGTTGACATACTGTTCCACTGAACAACGCTTTGATTTGACTATAATCGAGCGCCATATCGAAAAAATATTTCCCAAAAATGTGCATGCAGAACAAGTGCTCTACGTGTGATTAGAGAAGATTTGTGCTTGTTGATCCCTGCATTTGAAATATACAGCGTGCAgtaaaattttatcattttaggttgtctcctggaaagtatctctctttttataaaGATTCGCCAGCGACTTTCAACGGAGTGATATTGCTCAATGCTTCTTTGAAAGCCTACAAGGGATTTAGTGGGCAACGACGCGTCTGCTCGAGCTACTCTTAATTGGCGCATAAAAAGCTTGCCTATAAAATCGGATGTGTGTTCTAGATGAATGTCAGTTAACAGAACCCAAGCAAAAGAGAGCACTATCAGAATAATTCTAGCCTTTTCTAGATTTCGTAACTCAGTGACACCAATTGGTTGCAACAGTAGTAACCTAGCCATAATGAGGAAGGATATCTTGTGCATCGTAATTGCCATTATTTTTGTAAGTTACCGATGACATGATGTACTTTTTCTAACCCGATCGTTTCGCTTTTAGAGTGGTGCTCACATCTCACCCACTGATGGTGTTAATACCATAATGAATGATCTTTTAACACTGTCGGACGACACAGTACAGATAGCCTTGAACGCCATGAAGATAGGATTTAACCGAACCACGGAATTAATGGACAGCTGCATATCTACCATGATGAACAGTGAAATGAACCAAACTACCGTGGACATACAAGATGAGAAATTGAAAGCGGCAGCGGCAGGACTAACTGATCGCTTTAAATCGTTAATGCCTGACCTGCTTAAACACGTAGAGCTAGCAAAAGCGCGAATAGCGAGCTTGTACGTAAACGCAGAATCCTGTGAAACCTCGCTTCGGAAAGTTTGTGTTGATCTAAAAGGGAAATTAGGCCAGTGTTCATCTAGGCGTATCAACGCTGCAATCAGCCAAATCCATAACTGTGTGAATGACGGAGTGGACCATGCCAGCGGGGATATGATGAACAATAATAGGAACCTTAATGATATGATGACCGAATTCAGAGATCTGTGCAAAAAACGTCGTAGCTGCTTCACCGACGTCGGAGCCCCTCGGTGTCTCAATGAGGTCATGCGTAATAATTTGACCCCATTTTTCACAAACGCACAGAAATGCTTCTTGACAATAGCCGAAGCTCGACCCACAATGGAACCAATTAATGTGTGCACTGCGGAAATTACGGCTGACGTACCCCTGATGTGCTGATTGGGTAGCACTTTTATAAATCTacttatttttaattatataataaaaagTATATGTATGTTCATAACAAAAAATTGTGGACTCTTGTATTGAAATTATGCGTTTCCAACAATTGGAGCTGACTAACTGTTTACAATTGAATGTGGTATgaaatccgagaaaaatgaaAGTGACTCTTCGAAAGCTCTTTCTCCATACGGCCTGTATCGAAATCCCCGTGTTGTTGCCACTAATACCTTAAGTAGgggattttctcaattttttctcCAGCTATCTTACGTTAGCTTCTAAAACAGCAAATTACGGCCTGCGGCATATAAAAAGTGGGACACTCATTCTAGTCAGTTTAGTAAGTGATTCTGAAGACATCGCATAACATTTAGGAACCAAGCAGGGAAGAGTGAGATGACTGCGGCTATATTCATTTTCACCAGCATTATCCTGGTGCGAATCATACTTAAGTCCCGGTCAACTAGAATTTCACTTTCTATCGCATCCACAGGTTCTGTTTCATGGCCAATCAGTTGCAGGACAACAGCAAGCAGGAAACGTGACGGTCGACCAGCAAAATGAAATCCTGAATAATTCGAAAACTGTTATGGAGTCAGTTTTCCTACCCATCTTCGGTTGGACCGACTCAATGGATACTCTAGTGTCGTGTCTAGTCTCATTGCTCGAAATGGCAACCGTCTCAGCGCCCACCACTGGCATCGCCAATGCTGAAGTTAGCGCATCTATAGAAAACTTCAAAACGGTTATCCAACGACTCATTGGAGAGCTCCAAACAGCTGCAAATGAACTCAAATTGCGTGTGGAAGCGCTGCGTATGGGAATGCAAACGTGTCAAGACACCCTTAATCAGAGCATCGAGAAAATCAGAACTGTTGGTAAATGCACCCTAAAGCAGCTCTACGTACTTGCGAACCAGATACGCAACTGCACGTTCCGAGCTTTGACCGCCTCCAAGTCGGAAGTGGCCATCATCCAAGATGGTATCTCAGATACTTACCTGGAATTACATAATATCCACATGCGTATGGCGCATTGCACCTTGATGAATCCTAAAAACGCTGTTCCTTGCATTGAGGTACTCACTACAGAATTGCCTGATATAATCGATTCGGTTCGAGCGGATATACCTGGTGCAGATGTTGCAAAAACGTTGGAAGGAATTAATAGATGTTCGACGAAGATATCTCAAAATGTAGATACCA
The window above is part of the Hermetia illucens chromosome 3, iHerIll2.2.curated.20191125, whole genome shotgun sequence genome. Proteins encoded here:
- the LOC119651241 gene encoding uncharacterized protein LOC119651241; this translates as MSVNRTQAKESTIRIILAFSRFRNSVTPIGCNSSNLAIMRKDILCIVIAIIFSGAHISPTDGVNTIMNDLLTLSDDTVQIALNAMKIGFNRTTELMDSCISTMMNSEMNQTTVDIQDEKLKAAAAGLTDRFKSLMPDLLKHVELAKARIASLYVNAESCETSLRKVCVDLKGKLGQCSSRRINAAISQIHNCVNDGVDHASGDMMNNNRNLNDMMTEFRDLCKKRRSCFTDVGAPRCLNEVMRNNLTPFFTNAQKCFLTIAEARPTMEPINVCTAEITADVPLMC
- the LOC119651244 gene encoding uncharacterized protein LOC119651244 — its product is MTAAIFIFTSIILVLFHGQSVAGQQQAGNVTVDQQNEILNNSKTVMESVFLPIFGWTDSMDTLVSCLVSLLEMATVSAPTTGIANAEVSASIENFKTVIQRLIGELQTAANELKLRVEALRMGMQTCQDTLNQSIEKIRTVGKCTLKQLYVLANQIRNCTFRALTASKSEVAIIQDGISDTYLELHNIHMRMAHCTLMNPKNAVPCIEVLTTELPDIIDSVRADIPGADVAKTLEGINRCSTKISQNVDTMCA